In one Neobacillus sp. CF12 genomic region, the following are encoded:
- the sleB gene encoding spore cortex-lytic enzyme has product MKKKIVKFTVPIFISLCIIPFTFLEDNRAFAFSNQIIQQGAVGDDVIELQSRLQYLGFYNRKIDGVFGWSTYWALRNFQYEFGLPIDGLAGTDTKAKLAKASKYDKKFVTEQINKGNKFTHYGGVEQKKQVAPKPNAKTQTPAKAPAKTPAKEPAKAPAKTANPKPAAPKAAPKAAPKKPTAANTPGGFSSNDIQLMANAVYGEARGEPYTGQVAVAAVILNRVNSVSFPNTVSGVIFEPGAFTAVADGQIWLTPNEQAKKAVLDAINGIDPTGEALYYFNPATATSKWIWSRPQIKRIGKHIFCE; this is encoded by the coding sequence ATGAAGAAGAAGATAGTTAAATTTACTGTTCCAATCTTTATCTCCCTTTGTATCATCCCATTTACATTCCTGGAGGACAACCGGGCATTTGCATTCTCTAATCAGATTATTCAACAAGGCGCAGTTGGAGATGATGTCATTGAACTTCAATCTAGGCTTCAGTATTTGGGATTTTACAATCGGAAAATTGATGGAGTGTTTGGATGGAGCACCTATTGGGCACTAAGAAATTTTCAATATGAGTTTGGACTACCCATTGATGGCCTTGCTGGTACGGATACAAAAGCAAAATTAGCTAAAGCAAGTAAGTATGATAAAAAATTTGTAACCGAACAAATCAATAAAGGGAATAAATTTACTCATTACGGCGGAGTTGAACAGAAAAAGCAGGTTGCACCTAAACCAAATGCAAAGACTCAAACACCTGCTAAGGCTCCGGCTAAAACGCCAGCGAAAGAACCTGCCAAAGCACCAGCTAAGACAGCTAATCCAAAACCGGCTGCACCCAAAGCAGCCCCTAAAGCGGCACCAAAAAAACCAACTGCTGCGAATACACCAGGCGGTTTCTCAAGTAACGATATCCAATTGATGGCAAATGCAGTCTATGGGGAAGCACGGGGAGAACCTTATACAGGACAAGTTGCAGTAGCTGCCGTTATCTTGAACCGTGTTAATAGTGTATCCTTTCCAAATACTGTTTCTGGAGTTATTTTCGAACCAGGTGCCTTTACTGCCGTCGCAGATGGACAAATTTGGCTGACTCCAAATGAACAAGCTAAAAAAGCAGTACTGGACGCAATCAATGGCATTGACCCTACCGGGGAAGCCCTATATTATTTTAATCCCGCAACTGCAACGAGCAAGTGGATTTGGTCCAGACCACAAATTAAAAGAATCGGAAAACATATTTTTTGCGAATAG
- a CDS encoding NAD(P)H-dependent glycerol-3-phosphate dehydrogenase — protein MQENKEAVAVVGAGSWGTALAMVLADNGHEVRLWSHTESQVQEINQFHTNKKYLPEIQLPELIVGYASLSDALADIKTVILAVPTKAIREVLRKVINVQSTPLTIAHVSKGIEPDSLLRISQLIKEEMPSELLKAVVVLSGPSHAEEVSKRHPTTVTVSSEDMGAAEEIQDLFINHNFRVYTNPDVIGVEIGGALKNIIALCAGITDGLGYGDNAKAALMTRGLAEIARLGTKMGANPLTFSGLAGIGDLIVTCTSVHSRNWRAGNLLGKGKNLDEVLDNMGMVVEGVRTTKAAYQLAQKYNVSMPITCALYDVLFNGKNAKDAVDVLMARGKTHEMEDLVNILEERNLEE, from the coding sequence ATGCAGGAAAATAAAGAAGCTGTAGCTGTTGTTGGTGCAGGATCCTGGGGGACGGCGCTTGCGATGGTCCTTGCAGATAATGGACATGAAGTTCGATTATGGAGCCATACTGAATCTCAGGTTCAAGAAATTAATCAATTCCATACAAATAAAAAATACTTGCCAGAAATACAGCTGCCCGAGTTAATCGTTGGCTATGCCTCTTTGAGTGATGCTTTGGCAGATATAAAAACGGTCATATTAGCAGTGCCGACAAAGGCAATCCGTGAAGTTCTTCGGAAAGTAATTAACGTTCAAAGTACACCTTTGACCATTGCACATGTGAGTAAGGGGATTGAGCCTGATTCCCTTTTGAGAATATCACAACTGATAAAAGAAGAAATGCCAAGTGAGCTTTTGAAAGCAGTGGTAGTGCTCTCAGGTCCTAGTCATGCAGAGGAAGTTAGTAAGAGGCACCCTACAACTGTAACCGTATCGTCTGAAGATATGGGTGCTGCAGAAGAAATACAAGATTTGTTTATTAACCATAATTTTAGGGTTTATACGAATCCAGATGTAATTGGTGTTGAAATTGGCGGTGCATTAAAGAATATCATCGCCTTGTGCGCAGGAATAACGGACGGGCTAGGATACGGCGATAACGCCAAGGCTGCTTTAATGACAAGAGGATTAGCTGAAATAGCTCGACTTGGTACAAAAATGGGGGCTAATCCATTGACCTTTTCAGGGTTAGCGGGAATAGGGGATTTAATTGTAACGTGTACGAGCGTCCATTCAAGGAACTGGAGAGCAGGAAATCTGCTTGGTAAAGGTAAAAACCTTGATGAGGTACTTGATAATATGGGAATGGTTGTAGAGGGAGTAAGGACAACGAAGGCTGCCTATCAGCTTGCCCAGAAATATAATGTCAGCATGCCAATCACATGTGCCCTCTATGATGTTTTATTTAATGGGAAAAATGCAAAAGATGCAGTCGATGTCTTAATGGCTCGTGGTAAAACACATGAAATGGAAGATTTAGTAAACATTCTTGAAGAAAGAAACCTTGAGGAATAA
- the der gene encoding ribosome biogenesis GTPase Der: MVKPVIAIVGRPNVGKSTIFNRIVGERISIVEDIPGVTRDRIYSSGEWLTHDFNVIDTGGIDIGDEPFLEQIRQQAEVAIDEADVIIFLTNGREGVTAADEEVAKILYKSKKPIVLAVNKIDNPEMREQIYDFYSLGFGEPIPVSGSHGLGLGDLLDEAAKHFPQNKGQDYDEDVIKFSLIGRPNVGKSSLVNAILGEDRVIVSDIAGTTRDAVDSPYTYNGGEYVIIDTAGMRKKGKVYETTEKYSVLRALRAIERSDVVLVVINAEEGIIEQDKKIAGYAHEAGRAIVIVVNKWDAVEKDEKTMKELEQKIREHFLFLSYAPIVFLSAKTKKRIHTLLPMINTASENHSMRVETSVLNDIIMDAVAMNPTPTDKGRRLKIYYTTQVAVKPPTFVVFVNEPELLHFSYERFLENRIRDAFGFEGTPIKIYARERK; the protein is encoded by the coding sequence ATGGTAAAACCAGTTATAGCCATTGTAGGACGACCAAATGTTGGGAAATCAACCATTTTCAACAGAATTGTTGGAGAGAGAATTTCCATCGTTGAAGATATCCCTGGAGTAACGCGTGATCGTATTTATAGCTCAGGGGAATGGTTGACACATGATTTTAATGTAATTGATACTGGGGGAATTGATATCGGGGATGAACCATTTCTCGAGCAAATCCGCCAACAGGCTGAAGTCGCGATTGACGAAGCGGATGTAATTATTTTCTTAACAAATGGACGAGAAGGAGTAACAGCTGCAGATGAAGAGGTTGCAAAGATTTTGTATAAATCTAAAAAGCCTATTGTATTAGCTGTTAACAAAATTGATAACCCTGAAATGCGTGAGCAAATCTATGATTTTTATTCTTTAGGATTCGGAGAACCGATACCAGTATCAGGCTCTCACGGCCTGGGGCTGGGTGACTTATTGGATGAGGCTGCAAAACATTTTCCTCAGAATAAGGGTCAGGATTATGACGAAGATGTCATTAAATTTTCTTTGATTGGTCGTCCCAATGTTGGAAAGTCTTCCTTGGTTAATGCAATTTTGGGAGAAGACCGCGTCATTGTTAGTGATATAGCTGGAACGACAAGAGACGCAGTGGATTCACCTTATACTTATAATGGTGGAGAATATGTCATTATTGATACAGCTGGGATGCGGAAAAAAGGAAAGGTTTATGAGACTACGGAAAAATATAGTGTACTCCGTGCTCTAAGGGCAATAGAACGGTCAGATGTCGTTTTAGTGGTCATTAATGCTGAAGAAGGCATCATCGAACAGGACAAGAAGATTGCAGGCTATGCACATGAAGCTGGCAGAGCAATTGTCATTGTTGTCAATAAGTGGGATGCAGTAGAAAAAGATGAAAAAACAATGAAGGAACTTGAACAAAAAATCAGGGAACATTTTCTTTTCCTAAGTTATGCACCGATCGTTTTCTTATCTGCAAAGACAAAAAAACGTATTCATACACTATTGCCAATGATTAATACAGCTAGTGAAAACCATTCGATGCGTGTCGAAACAAGCGTATTAAATGATATCATTATGGATGCGGTAGCGATGAATCCAACGCCTACAGACAAAGGCCGCAGATTAAAGATTTACTATACTACTCAGGTAGCCGTGAAACCGCCAACCTTTGTTGTTTTTGTAAATGAACCAGAATTACTGCATTTTTCATATGAGCGCTTCTTAGAAAATCGGATCCGGGATGCTTTTGGATTCGAGGGAACTCCGATAAAAATTTATGCAAGAGAAAGAAAATAA
- a CDS encoding DUF2768 domain-containing protein → MSPGMLKMWISIAGMGLMFLAIFTIYLSRYKLNGVLKVLTAVLAYIFLFISGITLVIVLFT, encoded by the coding sequence ATGTCACCAGGTATGCTGAAAATGTGGATCTCGATTGCCGGGATGGGACTTATGTTTCTTGCTATTTTTACAATTTATCTAAGCCGGTATAAGTTAAATGGAGTGCTAAAGGTTTTAACGGCGGTCCTAGCTTATATTTTTTTATTCATTTCCGGAATTACATTGGTTATTGTCCTTTTTACATAA
- the ypeB gene encoding germination protein YpeB: MIRGIIIGVLAVGVAGTAYWGYQEHREKNAILLNAENNYQRAFHDLTYQMDMLHDKIGSTLAMNSRHSLSPSLVEVWRLTSEAHSDVGQLPLTLLPFNKTEEFLAQIGKFSYQTAVRDLDKEPLSEEEYETLKVLYKQSGDIQNELRNVQHMVLENNLRWMDVELALASGKETTDNTIIDGFKTVEKTVSGYDESDFGPSFTNMQNKDENFNKIKGKTISEKEAASIAKKYMKFDGNAEVKVTENGKGSDYGFYSVSIRNKKTGQEGSIDITKKAGYPIWFINHREVAKQKISLNDANLKAAAFLKENGYKNLELFESMQYDNTGVFNFVTSENNIRIYPEAIKVEVALDNGNIIGFSAEEYLKSLNDTRKIEKPVLTSEQARAKVNPRFKVMEERQAVIVNDLNKEVLCYEFLGTIEDDTYRIFINAIDGVEEEVEKLKNAEEVYDEVV, encoded by the coding sequence ATGATCAGAGGAATAATCATAGGTGTTTTAGCGGTGGGTGTTGCAGGTACTGCCTACTGGGGTTATCAAGAACATCGAGAGAAAAATGCAATTCTGTTAAATGCTGAAAACAATTATCAACGTGCTTTTCATGATCTAACTTATCAAATGGATATGCTTCACGATAAAATTGGGTCAACTCTTGCGATGAACTCAAGGCATTCCCTATCACCTTCGTTGGTGGAGGTTTGGAGATTAACATCGGAAGCACATAGTGATGTGGGCCAACTTCCTCTAACATTGCTTCCATTTAATAAAACGGAAGAGTTCTTGGCTCAAATTGGAAAGTTTAGTTATCAAACTGCGGTGAGAGATTTAGATAAAGAACCTTTATCAGAAGAGGAGTATGAAACGTTAAAGGTTTTATACAAACAATCTGGTGATATTCAGAATGAACTTCGTAATGTACAGCACATGGTATTAGAAAATAATCTACGTTGGATGGATGTTGAACTTGCGTTGGCATCAGGAAAGGAAACTACAGACAATACGATTATTGATGGATTTAAAACAGTTGAAAAAACTGTATCAGGCTATGACGAAAGCGATTTCGGCCCGAGTTTTACCAATATGCAAAACAAGGACGAAAATTTCAATAAAATAAAAGGAAAAACCATTTCTGAAAAAGAAGCCGCTAGTATTGCGAAAAAATATATGAAATTTGATGGCAATGCTGAAGTAAAAGTAACAGAGAATGGTAAAGGTTCGGATTATGGTTTTTATAGTGTATCAATACGAAACAAAAAAACTGGCCAAGAGGGCAGTATAGATATCACAAAAAAAGCAGGATATCCTATATGGTTTATTAATCACAGAGAAGTAGCCAAACAGAAAATTAGCTTAAATGATGCAAATCTTAAAGCTGCGGCTTTTCTAAAGGAAAATGGCTATAAAAATCTAGAGTTGTTTGAGAGTATGCAATATGACAACACAGGTGTCTTTAATTTCGTCACCAGTGAAAATAATATTAGGATTTATCCTGAGGCTATCAAGGTTGAAGTGGCACTAGATAATGGCAATATAATAGGTTTCTCGGCAGAGGAATATTTAAAATCATTAAATGATACAAGAAAAATTGAGAAACCAGTGCTAACTAGTGAACAAGCTAGGGCAAAGGTAAATCCTAGATTTAAAGTCATGGAAGAGAGACAAGCGGTTATTGTTAATGATTTAAACAAGGAAGTCTTGTGTTATGAATTCCTAGGTACTATTGAAGATGACACGTATCGAATTTTTATCAATGCTATAGACGGTGTTGAAGAGGAAGTTGAGAAGTTAAAGAATGCAGAGGAAGTTTACGACGAGGTTGTTTAG
- a CDS encoding lysophospholipid acyltransferase family protein — protein sequence MTFYSFARSVVAGVIKPWYRIEVIGLENFPKDGGVLLCTNHIHNFDPLVVGITAPRPVHFMAKEEIFKVPVLGNVVRKCNAFPVKRGMGDREALRSGLKVLKDGYVFGLFPEGTRSRTGEIGKGLSGAGFFALRTDANVLPCAIIGPYKSFGKLKVVYGKPIAMDDMRSKKASVEEVTELIMSEIHKLLKEHR from the coding sequence GTGACGTTTTATTCGTTTGCTAGATCTGTTGTTGCTGGAGTAATTAAACCGTGGTACAGAATTGAAGTTATTGGATTAGAGAATTTTCCTAAAGATGGAGGAGTGCTTCTTTGCACGAATCATATTCATAATTTTGATCCTTTGGTGGTGGGTATTACAGCACCTAGACCTGTTCATTTTATGGCCAAGGAAGAAATATTCAAAGTTCCTGTTTTGGGAAATGTCGTTAGAAAGTGTAATGCATTCCCAGTAAAAAGAGGAATGGGGGACAGGGAAGCATTAAGATCTGGCTTAAAGGTATTAAAAGATGGATATGTTTTCGGACTTTTCCCGGAAGGAACTAGAAGTAGAACAGGTGAAATTGGAAAAGGGCTATCGGGTGCTGGTTTTTTTGCATTACGAACAGATGCCAATGTGCTGCCTTGTGCCATCATAGGACCATATAAAAGTTTCGGTAAGTTAAAGGTGGTTTATGGTAAGCCAATTGCTATGGATGATATGAGAAGTAAGAAAGCATCAGTTGAAGAGGTAACTGAATTAATTATGTCTGAAATCCATAAACTTTTAAAAGAGCACCGATAG
- the cmk gene encoding (d)CMP kinase, with product MNKKISIAIDGPAAAGKSTVAKVVAEKLSYIYIDTGAMYRALTYKAIVNNINLEDENFLLDTLLATKLELYPSPNGQLVFLDNQEVTEAIRSSEVTNSVSIVAKHQKVRQEMVRMQQSFAINGGVVMDGRDIGTHVLPNAEVKVFLLASVEERAVRRHTENLQKGYPSNLEQLMEEIARRDKIDSEREFAPLKKAEDAIEIDTTSLTIPEVVEKIMALVHERVG from the coding sequence ATGAATAAAAAAATATCAATTGCCATCGACGGCCCTGCCGCTGCAGGCAAGAGTACAGTAGCAAAAGTTGTCGCTGAAAAGTTATCCTACATATATATCGATACAGGAGCAATGTATCGTGCCTTGACTTATAAAGCAATAGTTAACAACATTAATCTAGAAGATGAGAACTTTTTATTAGACACTTTACTAGCAACCAAACTAGAACTTTATCCTTCACCAAACGGACAATTGGTTTTTCTTGATAATCAAGAAGTGACAGAAGCAATTCGATCATCTGAAGTAACGAATTCTGTTTCGATTGTAGCCAAACACCAAAAGGTTCGGCAAGAAATGGTGAGAATGCAGCAATCCTTTGCTATAAACGGCGGAGTTGTAATGGATGGAAGAGATATAGGAACGCATGTACTTCCAAATGCGGAAGTAAAAGTCTTCTTACTTGCAAGCGTGGAAGAGAGAGCAGTTAGACGCCATACGGAGAATCTTCAAAAAGGTTACCCTTCTAATTTAGAACAATTAATGGAAGAAATTGCCCGACGTGATAAAATAGATTCGGAACGAGAATTTGCACCATTAAAGAAGGCAGAAGACGCAATTGAGATCGACACGACATCCTTGACTATCCCTGAAGTTGTTGAAAAAATAATGGCTCTTGTGCATGAAAGGGTTGGATAA
- a CDS encoding YpzI family protein: MGKDRQEKKLRASGKVESDRDKALHYSGSTKLQSPEEARGLNDNKYS; encoded by the coding sequence ATGGGAAAAGACCGACAAGAAAAAAAGTTAAGAGCAAGCGGTAAAGTTGAATCGGACCGGGACAAGGCATTGCATTACTCCGGCTCTACTAAGCTTCAAAGCCCTGAAGAAGCCAGAGGATTAAACGATAATAAGTATAGTTAA
- the hbs gene encoding non-specific DNA-binding protein Hbs: MNKTELINAVAEASELSKKDATKAVDAVFDSILDALKNGDKVQLIGFGNFEVRERAARKGRNPQTGEEIEIGASKVPAFKPGKALKDAVK; the protein is encoded by the coding sequence ATGAACAAGACAGAACTAATTAACGCAGTTGCAGAAGCAAGCGAACTTTCTAAAAAAGACGCTACAAAAGCAGTTGATGCTGTTTTTGATTCAATCTTAGATGCATTAAAAAATGGTGATAAAGTCCAATTAATCGGTTTTGGAAACTTCGAAGTACGCGAACGTGCAGCACGTAAAGGCCGCAATCCTCAAACAGGTGAGGAAATCGAAATTGGTGCAAGCAAAGTTCCTGCTTTCAAACCAGGTAAAGCGCTTAAAGATGCAGTAAAATAA
- the fni gene encoding type 2 isopentenyl-diphosphate Delta-isomerase → MSRSERKWDHIRYALETGQKRSTAFDDIQFIHQSLPNINVSDVTFHQKIGELSLSSPIFINAMTGGGGEKTYSLNKQLAIVAREQGLVMAVGSQMSALKDKSERYTYEVVRKENPNGVLIANLGSEATPEQAKMAVEMIDANALQLHLNVIQELTMPEGDREFTGALKRIESIVKVVNVPVIVKEVGFGMCKETVESLSSVGVFAVDVGGFGGTNFAEIENKRSDKSLSFFNQWGIPTAQSICEAAYASSVPIIGSGGFTSSIDIAKGIALGASATGFAGYFLKILVEEGTDTLNEEVSTLHYGLKIIMAAVGAKSISDLQTAPLMISGQTFHWLTQRGIDTKSYSQRSIK, encoded by the coding sequence GTGTCTAGATCTGAACGGAAATGGGACCATATTCGCTATGCCCTTGAAACAGGGCAAAAACGATCAACAGCATTTGATGACATCCAATTTATTCATCAAAGTTTACCAAACATTAATGTTTCAGATGTTACCTTTCACCAAAAAATTGGCGAACTTTCTTTAAGTTCGCCAATTTTCATCAATGCTATGACAGGTGGCGGTGGCGAGAAAACCTACTCTCTTAACAAGCAACTTGCTATTGTAGCAAGGGAGCAAGGACTTGTAATGGCAGTAGGATCACAAATGTCAGCACTGAAAGATAAGTCTGAGAGATATACATATGAGGTAGTTCGAAAAGAAAACCCAAATGGAGTTCTTATTGCTAACTTAGGAAGTGAAGCAACTCCTGAACAAGCAAAGATGGCGGTTGAAATGATTGACGCTAATGCCTTACAGCTGCATTTAAATGTAATACAAGAACTGACAATGCCTGAAGGAGACCGAGAATTTACAGGTGCTTTAAAGAGAATAGAAAGCATTGTAAAAGTGGTCAATGTCCCTGTTATAGTCAAAGAGGTTGGTTTTGGAATGTGTAAAGAAACCGTTGAATCTCTTTCATCTGTGGGGGTTTTTGCTGTGGATGTAGGTGGTTTTGGCGGAACAAATTTTGCTGAAATAGAAAACAAGCGCAGTGATAAATCACTATCTTTCTTTAATCAATGGGGAATTCCTACGGCACAATCTATTTGTGAAGCGGCTTATGCTTCGAGTGTGCCCATTATTGGTTCTGGTGGATTTACCTCTAGTATAGATATTGCTAAGGGCATTGCATTAGGAGCAAGTGCAACTGGGTTTGCAGGTTATTTCTTAAAAATTCTAGTTGAAGAAGGAACTGATACACTTAATGAAGAAGTTTCGACACTTCATTATGGGTTGAAGATCATAATGGCTGCCGTAGGAGCTAAATCTATTTCAGATTTACAAACAGCCCCACTCATGATATCTGGGCAAACATTTCATTGGTTAACACAAAGAGGAATCGATACAAAATCATATAGCCAACGAAGCATCAAATAA
- the spoIVA gene encoding stage IV sporulation protein A, which translates to MEKVDIFKDIAERTGGDIYLGVVGAVRTGKSTFIKKFMELVVLPNIDNEAERSRTVDELPQSAAGKTIMTTEPKFVPNQAATVHVDEGLNVNIRLVDCVGYTVPGAKGYEDENGPRMITTPWYEEPIPFHEAAEIGTRKVIQEHSTIGVVVTTDGTIGEIPRSNYIEAEERVINELKEVGKPFIMVVNSAQPYHPSTETLRSSLAEKYDIPVLAMSVESMRDSDVLNVLREALYEFPVLEVNVNLPSWVMVLRENHWLRESYQEAVKETVKDIKRLRDVDRVVQQFSDFDYIERAGLAGIEMGQGVAEIDLFAPDELYDDILKEIVGVEIRGKDHLLELMQDFAHAKAEYDHISDALRMVKQTGYGIASPSLSDMSLEEPEIIRQGARFGVRLRAVAPSIHMIKVDVESEFAPIIGTEKQSEELVRYLMQDFEDDPLSIWNSDIFGRSLSSIVREGIQAKLSLMPENARYKLKETLERIINEGSGGLIAIIL; encoded by the coding sequence TTGGAAAAGGTTGATATTTTCAAAGATATTGCCGAAAGAACTGGCGGTGATATTTATTTAGGAGTAGTAGGTGCTGTTCGAACAGGAAAATCCACATTTATTAAAAAATTTATGGAGCTTGTGGTTTTACCGAATATAGACAATGAGGCTGAAAGATCTAGAACTGTGGATGAGCTTCCTCAGAGTGCTGCAGGAAAAACAATCATGACAACAGAGCCGAAGTTTGTTCCAAATCAGGCTGCTACTGTGCATGTTGACGAAGGTCTTAATGTTAATATTAGGCTGGTCGATTGTGTCGGTTATACTGTTCCAGGTGCAAAAGGGTATGAGGATGAAAATGGTCCTAGAATGATCACTACACCTTGGTACGAGGAGCCGATTCCTTTCCATGAAGCAGCAGAAATTGGAACACGAAAGGTAATTCAAGAACATTCTACGATTGGCGTAGTAGTTACTACCGACGGAACGATCGGTGAGATTCCAAGAAGTAATTATATTGAAGCTGAGGAAAGAGTGATTAATGAGCTGAAGGAAGTTGGCAAACCGTTTATCATGGTTGTCAATAGTGCTCAGCCGTATCACCCAAGCACGGAAACCCTAAGGTCTAGCTTAGCTGAGAAATATGACATCCCTGTACTCGCTATGAGTGTTGAAAGTATGCGTGACAGTGATGTGCTGAATGTGCTAAGAGAGGCGCTTTATGAGTTTCCAGTTCTTGAGGTTAACGTTAATCTCCCAAGCTGGGTAATGGTATTAAGAGAGAATCATTGGCTTCGAGAAAGTTATCAAGAAGCAGTCAAAGAAACGGTTAAAGATATCAAGAGATTAAGAGATGTTGACAGGGTCGTGCAGCAATTTAGCGACTTTGACTACATCGAGAGAGCTGGTTTAGCAGGGATTGAAATGGGTCAAGGTGTTGCAGAAATTGACTTGTTTGCACCAGACGAACTTTATGATGATATTTTAAAAGAAATTGTAGGAGTAGAAATAAGAGGGAAAGATCATCTACTTGAGCTTATGCAGGATTTTGCTCATGCAAAAGCAGAGTATGATCATATTTCAGATGCATTAAGAATGGTGAAGCAAACAGGATATGGAATAGCCTCACCGTCACTTTCAGATATGAGTCTAGAAGAACCGGAAATTATCCGTCAGGGTGCAAGGTTTGGTGTAAGGCTGCGAGCAGTAGCTCCATCGATTCATATGATTAAGGTAGATGTGGAATCTGAGTTTGCTCCAATTATAGGGACTGAAAAGCAAAGTGAAGAGCTAGTCCGGTACTTAATGCAGGACTTCGAGGATGATCCATTATCCATCTGGAATTCTGATATTTTTGGACGTTCGTTAAGTTCCATCGTCAGGGAAGGAATCCAGGCGAAACTATCCTTAATGCCTGAGAATGCAAGATATAAACTAAAAGAGACATTAGAGAGAATTATTAACGAAGGCTCCGGCGGGTTAATAGCAATAATCCTTTAA
- a CDS encoding YpfB family protein, protein MKVVERVLIKVVIIQFIFLFLAQFFLHQLDIFPQLDQLTKYEGVNESTFTEILQTFNGD, encoded by the coding sequence ATGAAAGTGGTTGAAAGAGTATTAATAAAGGTAGTTATAATCCAATTTATCTTTCTTTTTTTAGCGCAATTTTTTTTACATCAGTTAGATATTTTTCCACAACTAGATCAGTTAACAAAATATGAGGGAGTAAATGAAAGTACATTTACTGAAATTTTACAAACCTTCAACGGTGATTAA
- the rpsA gene encoding 30S ribosomal protein S1 codes for MSEDMNQVDVKNYSIGDMVSGQVTKVEEKQVIVSIQDSKHDGIIPISELSSLHVEKASDVVSVGDVLDLEVLKVEEEAFILSKRKVDAQKAWVKLEERFNSGEIFETEVKDVVKGGLVVDLGVRGFVPASLVEAHFVEDFSDYKGKNLTFKIVELDKEKNRLILSHRAVVEEEKGKHKKNLMSTVTPGQVIDGTVQRITDFGAFVDIGGIDGLVHISQLSHQHIDKPSDVVQEGQKVKVKVLNVDRDNERISLSIKETQPGPWSEVPEKAPKGSTLTGTVKRLVSYGAFVEVFPGVEGLVHISQIAHKHIGTPHEVLKEGQEVQVKVLDANAGEQRLSLSIKDLLEKDVEENFDYELPEESKGFQLGEMIGDKLKNLGK; via the coding sequence ATGTCGGAAGATATGAATCAAGTAGATGTTAAAAATTATTCCATTGGTGATATGGTCAGTGGACAAGTCACCAAGGTAGAAGAAAAACAGGTAATTGTTTCTATTCAGGATAGTAAACATGATGGAATTATTCCAATAAGTGAACTTTCTAGCCTACATGTTGAAAAAGCCTCTGATGTTGTTTCAGTAGGTGATGTATTAGACCTTGAGGTTTTAAAAGTAGAAGAGGAAGCATTCATCTTATCTAAAAGAAAAGTAGATGCCCAAAAAGCTTGGGTGAAACTTGAAGAACGATTCAATAGTGGCGAGATTTTTGAAACTGAAGTAAAAGATGTAGTAAAAGGCGGTCTCGTCGTTGATCTAGGCGTTCGTGGCTTTGTTCCTGCTTCTCTAGTAGAAGCACATTTTGTAGAAGATTTTTCTGATTACAAAGGTAAGAATCTTACGTTTAAAATTGTCGAACTTGATAAAGAAAAAAATCGTTTAATCCTATCTCACCGTGCAGTAGTGGAAGAAGAGAAGGGGAAACACAAGAAAAATCTTATGAGTACTGTAACACCTGGACAAGTTATTGATGGAACTGTACAAAGAATTACAGATTTTGGAGCATTTGTTGACATTGGCGGTATCGACGGACTTGTTCATATTTCCCAATTGTCGCATCAACATATTGATAAACCATCAGATGTTGTACAAGAAGGCCAAAAAGTAAAAGTTAAGGTACTAAATGTGGATCGTGATAATGAAAGAATTTCCTTATCTATCAAAGAAACACAACCAGGGCCTTGGTCTGAAGTCCCTGAAAAGGCTCCTAAGGGCAGCACGTTAACTGGAACAGTCAAAAGATTAGTTTCTTATGGTGCTTTTGTGGAAGTTTTCCCAGGTGTTGAAGGACTTGTTCATATCTCACAAATTGCACACAAGCATATTGGAACGCCACATGAGGTATTGAAGGAAGGCCAAGAAGTGCAAGTTAAAGTGTTAGATGCTAACGCAGGGGAACAACGACTCTCTCTAAGTATCAAGGACCTTCTAGAAAAAGATGTAGAAGAAAACTTTGATTATGAACTTCCTGAAGAATCTAAAGGATTCCAGCTTGGTGAAATGATTGGCGATAAATTAAAGAATCTAGGAAAATAA